In a genomic window of Zootoca vivipara chromosome 5, rZooViv1.1, whole genome shotgun sequence:
- the LOC132592153 gene encoding zinc finger protein ZFP2-like isoform X9 produces the protein MEAACSRPLISGVPGALPARDDHQGSVKMEEQGPRRPIGRESLESKAKRSPGGQVQTFRDLLPLVDLRQIKQEPEDTEGLLGKELLPVEDVVIKSPKSEQDPLDTENIHLSAKAEGESEEEASFLGEEDDNQNFIEPPVNSLGRTKKQLKCRECGMCFSQSGRLRTHQRIHKGEKPFQCIECGKSFSRSGHLRIHQRTHTGEKPFKCIECGKSFGESRSLRIHQQTHTGEKPFKCIECGKSFGESRSLRIHQRTHTGEKPFKCIECGKSFSQSGQLRIHQRTHTGDKPFKCIECGNSFSESGSLRRHQRTHTGEKPFKCIECGKSFSQSGQLRIHQRTHTGEKPFKCIECGKSFSRSGHLRIHQRTHTGEKPFKCIECGKSFGESRSLRIHQRTHTGEKPFKCIECGKSFSQSGQLRIHQRTHTGEKPFKCIECGKSFSQNSTLRIHQRIHTGEKPFKCIECGKSFIESGSLRIHQRTHTGEKPFKCIECGKSFSESGTLRKHQRTHTGEKPFKQGSVKMEEQGPRRPIGMESLESKAKRSPAGQVDTFRDLLPQVDLCQIKQEPEEEELQQQHWDAQWQDFLKIMHPHRSSWETPQAPSPPHSGDGVLLASFRGAADDSQWPSGRAGGTDQTLLLDTEGLLGKELLPVEDVVIKSPKSEQDPLDTENIHLSAKAEGESEEEASFLGNKVKGRERLMLT, from the exons ATGGAGGCTGCATGTAGTCGCCCACTGATCAGCGGCGTACCTGGAGCTCTTCCCGCCCGGGACGATCAC CAGGGTAGTGTAAAAAtggaagagcagggaccgaggagACCCATTGGAAGGGAGAGCCTGGAATCCAAAGCAAAAAGATCTCCTGGAGGCCAAGTTCAGACCTTCAGGGATCTTCTGCCTCTGGTAGATTTACGTCAAATTAAGCAGGAGCCAGAGGACACTGAGGGGCTTCTAGGAAAG GAATTGTTGCCTGTGGAAGATGTGGTTATTAAGTCCCCAAAGTCTGAGCAGGATCCCTTGGACACAGAGAACATCCATCTCTCTGCAAAGGCTGAgggagagagtgaagaagaggccAGCTTTCTGG gtgaGGAAGATGACAATCAGAATTTTATTGAGCCACCTGTGAATTCATTGGGAAGAACAAAGAAGCAGTTAAAATGCAGGGAATGTGGGATGTGCTTTAGTCAGAGTGGAAGACTGAGGACACACCAACGAATTCAcaaaggggagaaaccatttcaatgtattgaatgtggaaagagtttcagtcgaAGTGGACACCttcgaatacatcaacgaactcacacgggggagaaaccatttaaatgtattgaatgtggaaagagcttcggtgAAAGTAgatcacttagaatacatcaacaaactcacacgggggagaaaccatttaaatgtattgaatgtggaaagagcttcggtgAAAGTAgatcacttagaatacatcaacgaactcacacgggggagaaaccatttaaatgtattgaatgtggaaagagtttcagtcaaagtggacagcttcgaatacatcaacgaactcacacaggggataaaccatttaaatgtattgaatgtggaaatagcttcagtgaaagtggatcacttagaagacatcaacgaactcacacaggggagaaaccatttaaatgtattgaatgtggaaagagtttcagtcaaagtggacagcttcgaatacatcaacgaactcacacgggggagaaaccatttaaatgtattgaatgtggaaagagtttcagtcgaAGTGGACACCttcgaatacatcaacgaactcacacgggggagaaaccatttaaatgtattgaatgtggaaagagcttcggtgAAAGTAgatcacttagaatacatcaacgaactcacacgggggagaaaccatttaaatgtattgaatgtggaaagagtttcagtcaaagtggacagcttcgaatacatcaacgaactcacacaggggagaaaccatttaaatgtattgaatgtggaaagagcttcagtcaaaattccacccttagaatacatcaacgaattcacacaggggagaaaccatttaaatgtattgaatgtggaaagagcttcattgaaAGTGgatcacttagaatacatcaacgaactcacacgggggagaaaccatttaaatgtattgaatgtggaaagagcttcagtgaaagtggaacacttagaaaacatcaacgaactcacacaggggagaaaccatttaaa CAGGGTAGTGTAAAAAtggaagagcagggaccgaggagACCCATTGGAATGGAGAGCCTGGAATCCAAAGCAAAAAGATCTCCTGCAGGACAAGTTGACACCTTCAGGGATCTTCTGCCTCAGGTAGATTTATGTCAAATTAAGCaggagccggaggaggaggagctgcagcagcagcactgggatGCCCAGTGGCAGGATTTCTTGAAGATAATGCACCCTCATCGTTCAAGCTGGGAAACCCCACAGGCTCCCAGTCCTCCCCACTCTGGGGATGGTGTCCTCCTGGCCTCCTTCAGGGGAGCTGCAGATGACAGCCAGTGGCCCAGCGGGAGAGCAGGGGGGACAGACCAGACCCTGCTCCTGGACACTGAGGGGCTTCTAGGAAAG GAATTGTTGCCTGTGGAAGATGTGGTTATTAAGTCCCCAAAGTCTGAGCAGGATCCCTTGGACACAGAGAACATCCATCTCTCTGCAAAGGCTGAgggagagagtgaagaagaggccAGCTTTCTgg
- the LOC132592153 gene encoding zinc finger protein 629-like isoform X2 has translation MEAACSRPLISGVPGALPARDDHGSVKMEEQGPRRPIGRESLESKAKRSPGGQVQTFRDLLPLVDLRQIKQEPEDTEGLLGKELLPVEDVVIKSPKSEQDPLDTENIHLSAKAEGESEEEASFLGEEDDNQNFIEPPVNSLGRTKKQLKCRECGMCFSQSGRLRTHQRIHKGEKPFQCIECGKSFSRSGHLRIHQRTHTGEKPFKCIECGKSFGESRSLRIHQQTHTGEKPFKCIECGKSFGESRSLRIHQRTHTGEKPFKCIECGKSFSQSGQLRIHQRTHTGDKPFKCIECGNSFSESGSLRRHQRTHTGEKPFKCIECGKSFSQSGQLRIHQRTHTGEKPFKCIECGKSFSRSGHLRIHQRTHTGEKPFKCIECGKSFGESRSLRIHQRTHTGEKPFKCIECGKSFSQSGQLRIHQRTHTGEKPFKCIECGKSFSQNSTLRIHQRIHTGEKPFKCIECGKSFIESGSLRIHQRTHTGEKPFKCIECGKSFSESGTLRKHQRTHTGEKPFKQGSVKMEEQGPRRPIGMESLESKAKRSPAGQVDTFRDLLPQVDLCQIKQEPEEEELQQQHWDAQWQDFLKIMHPHRSSWETPQAPSPPHSGDGVLLASFRGAADDSQWPSGRAGGTDQTLLLDTEGLLGKELLPVEDVVIKSPKSEQDPLDTENIHLSAKAEGESEEEASFLDTSSEECLHQSSPGINSSHSSVGASLSGGLCHHSSSSVSTLTREEDDNQNFIEPPVNSLGRTKKQLKCRECGMCFSLIGRLRTHQRIHTGEKPFKCIDCGKSFSRSEHLRIHQRTHTGEKPFKCIECGMSFSQNPNLRRHQRIHTGEKPFKCIECGKSFSESGTLRKHQRTHTGEKPFKCIECGKSFGESRSLRIHQRTHTGEKPFKCIECGKSFSQSGHLQTHQRTHTGQQPFKCIECGKSFSESGTLRIHQRTHTGEKPFKCIECGNSFSVCGKLRIHQRTHTGEKPFKCIECGKSFSESGYLRIHQRTHTGEKPFKCIECGKSFSESGYLRIHQRTHTGEKPFKCIECGKSFSKSGYLRIHQRTHTGEKPFKCIECGKSFSVSGTLRKHQRTHTGEKPFKCIECGKSFSESGNLRIHQRTHTGEKPFKVSNKLYSH, from the exons ATGGAGGCTGCATGTAGTCGCCCACTGATCAGCGGCGTACCTGGAGCTCTTCCCGCCCGGGACGATCAC GGTAGTGTAAAAAtggaagagcagggaccgaggagACCCATTGGAAGGGAGAGCCTGGAATCCAAAGCAAAAAGATCTCCTGGAGGCCAAGTTCAGACCTTCAGGGATCTTCTGCCTCTGGTAGATTTACGTCAAATTAAGCAGGAGCCAGAGGACACTGAGGGGCTTCTAGGAAAG GAATTGTTGCCTGTGGAAGATGTGGTTATTAAGTCCCCAAAGTCTGAGCAGGATCCCTTGGACACAGAGAACATCCATCTCTCTGCAAAGGCTGAgggagagagtgaagaagaggccAGCTTTCTGG gtgaGGAAGATGACAATCAGAATTTTATTGAGCCACCTGTGAATTCATTGGGAAGAACAAAGAAGCAGTTAAAATGCAGGGAATGTGGGATGTGCTTTAGTCAGAGTGGAAGACTGAGGACACACCAACGAATTCAcaaaggggagaaaccatttcaatgtattgaatgtggaaagagtttcagtcgaAGTGGACACCttcgaatacatcaacgaactcacacgggggagaaaccatttaaatgtattgaatgtggaaagagcttcggtgAAAGTAgatcacttagaatacatcaacaaactcacacgggggagaaaccatttaaatgtattgaatgtggaaagagcttcggtgAAAGTAgatcacttagaatacatcaacgaactcacacgggggagaaaccatttaaatgtattgaatgtggaaagagtttcagtcaaagtggacagcttcgaatacatcaacgaactcacacaggggataaaccatttaaatgtattgaatgtggaaatagcttcagtgaaagtggatcacttagaagacatcaacgaactcacacaggggagaaaccatttaaatgtattgaatgtggaaagagtttcagtcaaagtggacagcttcgaatacatcaacgaactcacacgggggagaaaccatttaaatgtattgaatgtggaaagagtttcagtcgaAGTGGACACCttcgaatacatcaacgaactcacacgggggagaaaccatttaaatgtattgaatgtggaaagagcttcggtgAAAGTAgatcacttagaatacatcaacgaactcacacgggggagaaaccatttaaatgtattgaatgtggaaagagtttcagtcaaagtggacagcttcgaatacatcaacgaactcacacaggggagaaaccatttaaatgtattgaatgtggaaagagcttcagtcaaaattccacccttagaatacatcaacgaattcacacaggggagaaaccatttaaatgtattgaatgtggaaagagcttcattgaaAGTGgatcacttagaatacatcaacgaactcacacgggggagaaaccatttaaatgtattgaatgtggaaagagcttcagtgaaagtggaacacttagaaaacatcaacgaactcacacaggggagaaaccatttaaa CAGGGTAGTGTAAAAAtggaagagcagggaccgaggagACCCATTGGAATGGAGAGCCTGGAATCCAAAGCAAAAAGATCTCCTGCAGGACAAGTTGACACCTTCAGGGATCTTCTGCCTCAGGTAGATTTATGTCAAATTAAGCaggagccggaggaggaggagctgcagcagcagcactgggatGCCCAGTGGCAGGATTTCTTGAAGATAATGCACCCTCATCGTTCAAGCTGGGAAACCCCACAGGCTCCCAGTCCTCCCCACTCTGGGGATGGTGTCCTCCTGGCCTCCTTCAGGGGAGCTGCAGATGACAGCCAGTGGCCCAGCGGGAGAGCAGGGGGGACAGACCAGACCCTGCTCCTGGACACTGAGGGGCTTCTAGGAAAG GAATTGTTGCCTGTGGAAGATGTGGTTATTAAGTCCCCAAAGTCTGAGCAGGATCCCTTGGACACAGAGAACATCCATCTCTCTGCAAAGGCTGAgggagagagtgaagaagaggccAGCTTTCTgg ATACCTCTTCTGAGGAATgcctccaccagtcttcccccGGCATAAATTCCTCACATTCCTCTGTGGGTGCCTCCTTGTCAGGGGGGTtgtgccaccactcctcctcatctgtctcaaccctgacac gtgaGGAAGATGACAATCAGAATTTTATTGAGCCACCTGTGAATTCATTGGGAAGAACAAAGAAGCAGTTAAAATGCAGGGAATGTGGGATGTGCTTTAGTCTCATTGGAAGACTGAGGACACaccaacgaattcacacaggggagaaaccatttaaatgtattgattgtggaaagagtttcagtcgaAGTGAACACCttcgaatacatcaacgaactcacacgggggagaaaccatttaaatgtattgaatgtggaatgagcttcagtcaaaatcccaaccttagaagacatcaacgaattcacacaggggagaaaccatttaaatgtattgaatgtggaaagagcttcagtgaaagtggaacacttagaaaacatcaacgaactcacacaggggagaaaccatttaaatgtattgaatgtggaaagagcttcggtgAAAGTAGATCACttcgaatacatcaacgaactcacacgggggagaaaccatttaaatgtattgaatgtggaaagagtttcagtcaaagTGGACACCTTCAaacacatcaacgaactcacacggggcagcaaccatttaaatgtattgaatgtggaaagagcttcagtgaaagtggaacacttagaatacatcaacgaactcacacaggggagaaaccatttaaatgtattgaatgtggaaatagcttcagtgtatgtggaaaacttagaatacatcaacgaactcacacaggggagaaaccatttaaatgtattgaatgtggaaagagcttcagtgaaagtggataccttcgaatacatcaacgaactcacacaggggagaaaccatttaaatgtattgaatgtggaaagagcttcagtgaaagtggataccttcgaatacatcaacgaactcacacaggggagaaaccatttaaatgtattgaatgtggaaagagcttcagtaaaagtggataccttagaatacatcaacgaactcacacgggggagaaaccatttaaatgtattgaatgtggaaagagcttcagtgtaagtggaacacttagaaaacatcaacgaactcacacgggggagaaaccatttaaatgtattgaatgtggaaagagcttcagtgaaagtgggAATCtaagaatacatcaacgaactcacacaggggagaaaccatttaaagtaAGTAATAAACTTTATTCacattag
- the LOC132592153 gene encoding zinc finger protein 629-like isoform X1, which yields MEAACSRPLISGVPGALPARDDHQGSVKMEEQGPRRPIGRESLESKAKRSPGGQVQTFRDLLPLVDLRQIKQEPEDTEGLLGKELLPVEDVVIKSPKSEQDPLDTENIHLSAKAEGESEEEASFLGEEDDNQNFIEPPVNSLGRTKKQLKCRECGMCFSQSGRLRTHQRIHKGEKPFQCIECGKSFSRSGHLRIHQRTHTGEKPFKCIECGKSFGESRSLRIHQQTHTGEKPFKCIECGKSFGESRSLRIHQRTHTGEKPFKCIECGKSFSQSGQLRIHQRTHTGDKPFKCIECGNSFSESGSLRRHQRTHTGEKPFKCIECGKSFSQSGQLRIHQRTHTGEKPFKCIECGKSFSRSGHLRIHQRTHTGEKPFKCIECGKSFGESRSLRIHQRTHTGEKPFKCIECGKSFSQSGQLRIHQRTHTGEKPFKCIECGKSFSQNSTLRIHQRIHTGEKPFKCIECGKSFIESGSLRIHQRTHTGEKPFKCIECGKSFSESGTLRKHQRTHTGEKPFKQGSVKMEEQGPRRPIGMESLESKAKRSPAGQVDTFRDLLPQVDLCQIKQEPEEEELQQQHWDAQWQDFLKIMHPHRSSWETPQAPSPPHSGDGVLLASFRGAADDSQWPSGRAGGTDQTLLLDTEGLLGKELLPVEDVVIKSPKSEQDPLDTENIHLSAKAEGESEEEASFLDTSSEECLHQSSPGINSSHSSVGASLSGGLCHHSSSSVSTLTREEDDNQNFIEPPVNSLGRTKKQLKCRECGMCFSLIGRLRTHQRIHTGEKPFKCIDCGKSFSRSEHLRIHQRTHTGEKPFKCIECGMSFSQNPNLRRHQRIHTGEKPFKCIECGKSFSESGTLRKHQRTHTGEKPFKCIECGKSFGESRSLRIHQRTHTGEKPFKCIECGKSFSQSGHLQTHQRTHTGQQPFKCIECGKSFSESGTLRIHQRTHTGEKPFKCIECGNSFSVCGKLRIHQRTHTGEKPFKCIECGKSFSESGYLRIHQRTHTGEKPFKCIECGKSFSESGYLRIHQRTHTGEKPFKCIECGKSFSKSGYLRIHQRTHTGEKPFKCIECGKSFSVSGTLRKHQRTHTGEKPFKCIECGKSFSESGNLRIHQRTHTGEKPFKVSNKLYSH from the exons ATGGAGGCTGCATGTAGTCGCCCACTGATCAGCGGCGTACCTGGAGCTCTTCCCGCCCGGGACGATCAC CAGGGTAGTGTAAAAAtggaagagcagggaccgaggagACCCATTGGAAGGGAGAGCCTGGAATCCAAAGCAAAAAGATCTCCTGGAGGCCAAGTTCAGACCTTCAGGGATCTTCTGCCTCTGGTAGATTTACGTCAAATTAAGCAGGAGCCAGAGGACACTGAGGGGCTTCTAGGAAAG GAATTGTTGCCTGTGGAAGATGTGGTTATTAAGTCCCCAAAGTCTGAGCAGGATCCCTTGGACACAGAGAACATCCATCTCTCTGCAAAGGCTGAgggagagagtgaagaagaggccAGCTTTCTGG gtgaGGAAGATGACAATCAGAATTTTATTGAGCCACCTGTGAATTCATTGGGAAGAACAAAGAAGCAGTTAAAATGCAGGGAATGTGGGATGTGCTTTAGTCAGAGTGGAAGACTGAGGACACACCAACGAATTCAcaaaggggagaaaccatttcaatgtattgaatgtggaaagagtttcagtcgaAGTGGACACCttcgaatacatcaacgaactcacacgggggagaaaccatttaaatgtattgaatgtggaaagagcttcggtgAAAGTAgatcacttagaatacatcaacaaactcacacgggggagaaaccatttaaatgtattgaatgtggaaagagcttcggtgAAAGTAgatcacttagaatacatcaacgaactcacacgggggagaaaccatttaaatgtattgaatgtggaaagagtttcagtcaaagtggacagcttcgaatacatcaacgaactcacacaggggataaaccatttaaatgtattgaatgtggaaatagcttcagtgaaagtggatcacttagaagacatcaacgaactcacacaggggagaaaccatttaaatgtattgaatgtggaaagagtttcagtcaaagtggacagcttcgaatacatcaacgaactcacacgggggagaaaccatttaaatgtattgaatgtggaaagagtttcagtcgaAGTGGACACCttcgaatacatcaacgaactcacacgggggagaaaccatttaaatgtattgaatgtggaaagagcttcggtgAAAGTAgatcacttagaatacatcaacgaactcacacgggggagaaaccatttaaatgtattgaatgtggaaagagtttcagtcaaagtggacagcttcgaatacatcaacgaactcacacaggggagaaaccatttaaatgtattgaatgtggaaagagcttcagtcaaaattccacccttagaatacatcaacgaattcacacaggggagaaaccatttaaatgtattgaatgtggaaagagcttcattgaaAGTGgatcacttagaatacatcaacgaactcacacgggggagaaaccatttaaatgtattgaatgtggaaagagcttcagtgaaagtggaacacttagaaaacatcaacgaactcacacaggggagaaaccatttaaa CAGGGTAGTGTAAAAAtggaagagcagggaccgaggagACCCATTGGAATGGAGAGCCTGGAATCCAAAGCAAAAAGATCTCCTGCAGGACAAGTTGACACCTTCAGGGATCTTCTGCCTCAGGTAGATTTATGTCAAATTAAGCaggagccggaggaggaggagctgcagcagcagcactgggatGCCCAGTGGCAGGATTTCTTGAAGATAATGCACCCTCATCGTTCAAGCTGGGAAACCCCACAGGCTCCCAGTCCTCCCCACTCTGGGGATGGTGTCCTCCTGGCCTCCTTCAGGGGAGCTGCAGATGACAGCCAGTGGCCCAGCGGGAGAGCAGGGGGGACAGACCAGACCCTGCTCCTGGACACTGAGGGGCTTCTAGGAAAG GAATTGTTGCCTGTGGAAGATGTGGTTATTAAGTCCCCAAAGTCTGAGCAGGATCCCTTGGACACAGAGAACATCCATCTCTCTGCAAAGGCTGAgggagagagtgaagaagaggccAGCTTTCTgg ATACCTCTTCTGAGGAATgcctccaccagtcttcccccGGCATAAATTCCTCACATTCCTCTGTGGGTGCCTCCTTGTCAGGGGGGTtgtgccaccactcctcctcatctgtctcaaccctgacac gtgaGGAAGATGACAATCAGAATTTTATTGAGCCACCTGTGAATTCATTGGGAAGAACAAAGAAGCAGTTAAAATGCAGGGAATGTGGGATGTGCTTTAGTCTCATTGGAAGACTGAGGACACaccaacgaattcacacaggggagaaaccatttaaatgtattgattgtggaaagagtttcagtcgaAGTGAACACCttcgaatacatcaacgaactcacacgggggagaaaccatttaaatgtattgaatgtggaatgagcttcagtcaaaatcccaaccttagaagacatcaacgaattcacacaggggagaaaccatttaaatgtattgaatgtggaaagagcttcagtgaaagtggaacacttagaaaacatcaacgaactcacacaggggagaaaccatttaaatgtattgaatgtggaaagagcttcggtgAAAGTAGATCACttcgaatacatcaacgaactcacacgggggagaaaccatttaaatgtattgaatgtggaaagagtttcagtcaaagTGGACACCTTCAaacacatcaacgaactcacacggggcagcaaccatttaaatgtattgaatgtggaaagagcttcagtgaaagtggaacacttagaatacatcaacgaactcacacaggggagaaaccatttaaatgtattgaatgtggaaatagcttcagtgtatgtggaaaacttagaatacatcaacgaactcacacaggggagaaaccatttaaatgtattgaatgtggaaagagcttcagtgaaagtggataccttcgaatacatcaacgaactcacacaggggagaaaccatttaaatgtattgaatgtggaaagagcttcagtgaaagtggataccttcgaatacatcaacgaactcacacaggggagaaaccatttaaatgtattgaatgtggaaagagcttcagtaaaagtggataccttagaatacatcaacgaactcacacgggggagaaaccatttaaatgtattgaatgtggaaagagcttcagtgtaagtggaacacttagaaaacatcaacgaactcacacgggggagaaaccatttaaatgtattgaatgtggaaagagcttcagtgaaagtgggAATCtaagaatacatcaacgaactcacacaggggagaaaccatttaaagtaAGTAATAAACTTTATTCacattag